gatatagggacaccttGAAGTCGTACTaactccttaatgtaaagccttgcataatcctctgcggaatatgtagtcctaactggcagaaaatgggtcGTTTtggtaagtctatcaacaattaCCCATATataatcgaacttacgctgggtacgaggtaagcctacgatgaaatccatattaattacttcccacttccaagttggaatctctatggcctgcaataatccacgcggtttttgatgctcaatcttaacctgttgacagttagggcactgagcaacaaactccgctatatccttttcCATTCTGTCCCACTAATATATTTccatgatatcatgatacatctttattGCTCATGGATGGACAGTATAATAAGAATAGTGAGTCTCTCCCATAACCTGTCGGCGCAGCCTTGCAACCTTAGGGACACATAATTGTCCTCGatatctaaggactccatctcttgtaatctcaaatggtgtcttatCCTTATGAGGGGTTGCATCCCTGTAATgagctaacacaggatcctcgtactggcgttccttcactttagTTACAACAGAAGATGTTGCTGTGTCCTGAATAGCAACTCCGgcatcacctgagtccagtaatcgaactccaagactagctagctgatgaatgtcgtgggctatcccactcttctctggttgtaaatatgacatgctacccatagatctacggctgagggcgtagGCTACTACATTCGcattccccggatggtataaaatatcaatgtcatagtcttttagtagctccaactaTCTACTTTGACATAAATTCAATTctctttgcttgaagatatactgaaggctcttatgatccatatagatatcaacatgaatgccatacaaatagtgcctccacatcatTAGTGCATCAATCACcgcagctaactctaaatcgtgggtcgggtaactCTTCTTGTGCTTTCTTAGCTGTccagaagcataagctataaccttacTATGTTACATCACTACACAACCTAATCCAATGCGaaaagcgtcacaatagatagcataaccatcggtcccctcTGGGAGAgttagaaccggtgctgaagttaatctATCCTTCAATACCTGgaaactccgttcgcaagcatcagtccattgaaacttaactcccttctgagtcaactttgtcaatggtgctgaaagggaagaaaatcaCTCCACGAATCTCCTATAATAACCTACCAAGCTGAGGAAGCTACGAACCTTCATCGGTATTGTATGTCTAGGCCAAGTTTTtattgcctcaatcttttgtgtatcaacccggataccttcacctgaaataatatgcccaaggaaagctacaaaattcaaccagaattcacatttagagaattttgcatacaacttccctttttgaAGAACTTTAAGCACAATATGCAAATGATGTGCATGCTCAGTCTCTGAACGaaaatacaccaatatatcatcaatgaatacaatcacgaacagatctagaaagggtctgaacacacggttcatcaaatccatgaatattgctggggcattagtcaaaccgaatgacataacacgaatcTCAAAGTTCcagtatctggtcctgaatgctgtgtccggaatatctttctccttaacccttacctgatggtacccggacctcaagtctatcttcgagaaacacttaGTACCCTGAAACGGATAAAATAAATCTTTgatcctcgggagcgggtacttattcttgatcgtcaccttattcaccTCTCTA
This region of Nicotiana tomentosiformis chromosome 4, ASM39032v3, whole genome shotgun sequence genomic DNA includes:
- the LOC138909816 gene encoding uncharacterized protein; translated protein: MGSMSYLQPEKSGIAHDIHQLASLGVRLLDSGDAGVAIQDTATSSVVTKVKERQYEDPVLAHYRDATPHKDKTPFEITRDGVLRYRGQLCVPKVARLRRQVMGETHYSYYTVHP